Proteins from a single region of Crassaminicella profunda:
- a CDS encoding CDP-glycerol glycerophosphotransferase family protein has translation MPKPKMYLENYWLLFLEFIDLFGQLTYKNIPLPLLANFYQLLDDDLKEEMMKSEFKKHLKTKKLKNAEIQPRFEKWLKPLKQPLKAKSIEGKILLNQRYLRFSKNNYIKYFDPNQTIVFMQGAKKDKYMNIPVHNMKDYIVEVKDLANEFIKRAKTIFASVNKHRVFNDEFFRNKFITLIPKMVQGIAAVDRYFEKNPISCVVVGTTEDLISRILTIVSAKKGIPSICMQHGLLTGEEAFLPIFSTKVAAYGQYEKDIFIKKGVSEKQIVIVGHPRFDGIFNEGHMSKREFHKKYKLNSKKKIILIATQPTAPLLWNELIETLAQEPEIEIVIKPHPLEIIRKLTENYRNFENKYKSVKFISERSVNLYDILANVDAVVVKSSTVGLETMLFNKPLCILNNDKLFNYYDKLGDHIYSDPTKLVQFIAKLVKDTKLKQMIQNKQELFLAYAYPQKLSGVRLIREIDQLTGYKGK, from the coding sequence ATGCCTAAACCTAAAATGTATTTAGAAAACTATTGGTTATTGTTTTTAGAGTTTATAGATTTATTTGGACAGTTAACATATAAAAACATTCCCCTACCCCTGTTAGCTAATTTTTATCAATTATTAGACGATGATTTAAAAGAAGAAATGATGAAATCCGAATTTAAAAAACATTTGAAAACTAAGAAATTGAAGAATGCTGAAATTCAACCCCGATTTGAAAAATGGTTAAAACCCTTAAAACAGCCTCTTAAAGCTAAATCAATAGAAGGAAAAATATTATTAAATCAAAGATATTTACGATTTTCAAAAAATAATTATATAAAATACTTTGATCCCAACCAAACGATTGTATTTATGCAAGGAGCTAAGAAAGATAAATATATGAATATACCAGTTCATAATATGAAAGATTATATAGTTGAGGTTAAAGATTTAGCAAATGAGTTTATTAAAAGAGCGAAAACAATTTTTGCATCAGTTAATAAACATCGCGTATTTAATGATGAATTTTTTCGTAATAAATTTATAACTTTAATCCCCAAAATGGTACAAGGAATAGCAGCAGTAGATAGATATTTTGAAAAAAATCCTATTTCTTGTGTTGTAGTAGGAACTACTGAAGATTTAATAAGTCGTATTTTGACAATAGTATCAGCTAAAAAAGGGATTCCTAGTATTTGTATGCAACATGGTCTTTTGACTGGAGAAGAAGCTTTTTTACCAATATTCTCAACGAAAGTGGCTGCTTATGGTCAATATGAAAAAGATATATTTATAAAGAAAGGCGTATCAGAAAAACAGATTGTAATTGTTGGACACCCTCGATTTGATGGGATTTTTAATGAAGGTCATATGTCTAAGAGAGAATTTCATAAAAAATATAAATTGAATTCGAAGAAAAAAATTATTTTAATTGCAACCCAGCCTACTGCACCTTTACTATGGAATGAATTAATAGAAACTTTAGCACAGGAACCTGAAATAGAAATAGTTATTAAACCACATCCATTAGAAATAATCCGAAAACTAACGGAAAACTATAGAAATTTTGAAAATAAATACAAATCAGTAAAATTTATATCGGAAAGAAGCGTTAACTTATATGATATTTTAGCAAATGTAGATGCTGTAGTAGTGAAGTCATCAACTGTAGGATTAGAGACTATGTTATTTAATAAACCATTATGTATATTAAATAATGATAAATTGTTTAATTATTATGATAAATTAGGAGACCATATATATTCTGATCCGACTAAATTGGTACAGTTCATTGCTAAATTAGTAAAAGATACTAAATTAAAACAAATGATCCAAAATAAACAAGAATTATTTTTAGCTTATGCATATCCACAAAA